One genomic segment of Gopherus flavomarginatus isolate rGopFla2 chromosome 11, rGopFla2.mat.asm, whole genome shotgun sequence includes these proteins:
- the LOC127030897 gene encoding olfactory receptor 10A7-like: MANTDWGNQTSITEFILLGFRDIPELEIFLFLLFLLIYIVTVSGNVLIIVLAITERTLHTPMYFFLGNLSCLETCYTSTILPRVLASLLTGDKTISISGCLTQYYFIGFFAGAECYLLAVMSYDRFLAICKPLHYAVLMNGRFCLQLAAGSWINGFLAMTIVIVLMLQLIFCGPNEIDHFYCESTEILNLYCSDTNQIDLVITFLAAIFTLPPFVLTMASYVCIIITIVRIPSTTGRQKAFSTCSSHLTVVTIFYGAIMILYMLPKTNSLRALNKVFSVFYTVLTPMANPFIYSLRNIEVKDTIGKMVSKCLDFTRNQQSCGFFLSVQSKNGEMHS, from the coding sequence ATGGCAAACACAGATTGGGGAAATCAAACGtccatcacagaattcatcctcctaGGATTCAGGGATATCCCTGAGCTGGAAATCTTCCTCTTCCTACTGTTTCTACTGATCTACATTGTGACTGTGTCTGGGAACGTCCTCATCATTGTGCTAGCTATTACTGAGCGaacccttcacacccccatgtacttcttcctggggaacttgtcctgcttggagacctgctacacctccaccatcctgcccagaGTTCTGGCCAGTCTTCTGACCGGGGACAAGACCATTTCCATCAGTGGTTGTTTAACACAATATTATTTTATTGGTTTCTTTGCAGGTGCAGAATGCTATCTGCTAGCggtgatgtcttatgatcggttCTTGGCGATATGCAAACCTCTGCATTATGCAGTCCTCATGAACGGCAGATTCTGCCTGCAGCTAGCAGCAGGGTCTTGGATAAATGGATTTCTGGCCATGACCATAGTAATAGTTCTTATGTTACAATTAATTTTCTGTGGCCCCAATGAAATTGATCATTTCTACTGTGAATCCACAGAAATACTTAATCTTTACTGTAGTGACACCAACCAGATAGATCTTGTCATTACCTTCCTGGCTGCTATATTCACTCTGCCCCCATTTGTATTAACTATGGCATCCTACGTATGTATCATCATCACCATCGTGAGAATTCCTTCCACCACTGGAAGGcagaaggccttttccacctgctcctctcacctcactgtggtgacaattttctatggggCCATAATGATTCTCTACATGCTACCAAAAACAAACTCGCTGAGAGCCCTGAACAAAGTGTTCTCTGTCTTCTACACAGTTCTGACTCCTATGGCCAATCCCTTCatatacagcctgagaaacatAGAGGTGAAGGATACTATAGGAAAAATGGTCAGCAAATGTCTAGATTTTACAAGAAATCAGCAATCAtgtggtttttttctttctgtacaaAGCAAAAATGGTGAGATGCACAGCTGA